GACAAGAAATATCTATCTTACATCCTGCACTTCTAGCATTACAATACCCATTACTATTTCCGTATGGTGAAAGAGGTTACCAACTTGGTATATATTACCATGATACAAAcaatgagaaaaagaaaaaaggacgAAAGTAACAATGCATGAATTTTTCAAATATCACATGCATTTTAGACTAGATCAACCAAATCCATATTTATGTTATGGACGATTATCAAAGCAAGTAATAGTCGATTGTCGAACTTTAGAAGATGAAGATAGATTACGATTTATTGCTAAGAATCAAAATAAATTACAGATAGAATATTTACAAGGATTAGCCGATGCAGTAGAAAAAAGGCGTAGTACAAGGCGATCAAATTGGAAAGAAAGTAATTTTACCATCAAGCCACACAGGTTGTAAACGATATATGATTCAAAACTACCATGACAGAATTTGCCTTATGTTGAGTATATGGACCACCAGATCTATTTATAACTTTCACATGTAATCCTAAATGGCCAGAAATTGAATCCATGTTATTAGAAGGTCAAAAACCAAATGATATTATGTACAATATTAAATGATATAAAATAAGGAATTATATTTGGACCAGTCAATGCGATATTATACTCAATAGAATTTCAAAAACGAGGTTTACCGCATGTGCATATCTTAGTGTGGCTAGATAAAAGAAATATCGATATAACTATTGATATAATTAATCGTTTTATCTCTGCTGAAATACCAAGTTCAAAGGAAGATCCATTGGGATATGCACCTGTAGCTGAAAATATGATACATGGACCATGTGATGTGGTGGCATGAATCCAAAATGCACCTGTATGAAAAATgagaaatgctcaaaattttatcCAAAAGAATTTCAAGAAGAAACTACATTCGATCAAAATGTCTTCACATTGTATAGACGTCGAGATACTGGTATTTATATTAAAAAGGGTGAGTATAATTTAGATAATAGATGGGTTGTCCCACATAGCATATACTTACTCAAAAAAATATCAAGCTCATATAAATGTAGAATATTGCAATAAAAGTAGAATTCTTAAATATTTATGAAAATGTGTAAACAAAGGTCCTGACAAAGCTAGAATAGTTTTtcagcaaataaaaaagggaaacTATACGTTTATATATGAAAACAATGAAGATAATGAAATACAACAATATTTAGAATGTAGGTACATATGTGAACTAGATGCGATTTGGAGATTACTTGGCTTCTAAATACACTATCATTTTCCTTCTGTGGAACGTCTACCTGTTCATCTACCACTCATGAATAACATTATATATAAAGAAAACATTGAACTTAAACACATATTAGAAAATCCAAAAACACAAAAAAAATTGTTCACATGTAAATTAGACGATCAAATCAATCTCACTTTTGTTACAGAATTGCAACACCAAATCTGATACTTTCAATGTTTTATATATATTCTATTGCAATGATGACGCAACACACATATATTCAGGAGTTCAAAGGTCATTTGGTATTATGGAAATTTAATAGTCAAGAAGCATAAACAGTAAATTAGATCTCCATTCTTTTCTACCTTATAATGTTGCATAATTATAACTCTTAAATTCTAATTAAATGTGTTATATCCTATCTCACTTCTTATTTTGACTTACAAATCAACACATGTCATGAAGACCACTTTTGAGCAACGATCGTATGCCTTTTCTTTTGGGCAGATTTATCATAACTCTTTTGGAACCACTGAAGAATAGAGTTGTTAATAAATCATCAATATTTTATTGTAAAACACAGTACTGCTTGCTATCAGGTTGCTAACAATGGAGTGTCTGTAATATTTTGGAAGAACAGAGAAATCAATGTGTGCTATCACTCTTACTATATGCTCAAACACTATCAATGTATAAACCCCTTGATGTATATAGTGGGTTTTTTTAAAGAGTGATATACTTAGTAGCTTTTGCTTAATCACTGGGACTATTATCTATCACTCCCAACTTCGACAACAAAactcttttgcaatatacatagcTACATACTATATATTCAAGTAGCTACCAATATAAAAACCAGTCTTTTGTAATATACATAGCTACTTACTATATATTCAAGTAGCTACCAATATAAAACCCCTGATGTTATATACCGTAACTAAAAATATAAATTACACCAAAAAATTACAATAGAAATaaaaagtgtgcgcgacaacgccGCGCAAAATTCTAGTCTACTCTACTCCCTACGAGAGCGGGCTGTAAAAAATTCCACTTGAGTTGTCATAAATGTGGCCTTAGACCTTGTTTGGCTTGGCTCCGGCTCCACTGATTTGGGCTCCAACTCCAAACTCCAGCTGAAGCCCACTCTAGCTGGAGTTAGAGCTGTCTGGAAGGGGTGTTTAGCTAGCTGGGTATTCTTAGTTCCAGAAAAGTGAATTTATAGGTTGTATTGACATTGTTGCTCTTGGTTGATTGAGTGCGCTTTAATATGATTGTGATACATTTTTTTAGCAAAATATTTTTGTACAACTATTTTTTCATGAATATGAAATAAAATGTTATTTGACAGAAGtttataatataaaatatgaCATGTCCATAGACTAGAACCGAATAGCTCATAGTATAAAATGTTCATTATTTTTTTCTAGTTCCACGAAAAGGCAATAGATGTAGCCAAACTATCATGAAATGCACACATGGTCACAAAGCTTAATTCCGAAGTCGATCCATGAGACACTGCATACTTGTATCTTTCTAGGATAGTATGAACAAAATGTGGATCACTGTCAAAATTAGCAAAATCCTCATCCtcactcgcatgttcgcgaatgaagTTATGAAGAACCATGGTGGCAGCAACAATCTTTTTTTGTGTGAGCATGGAATAGCTCGATGTCATATAAATGATTTGCCATTTCATGTTCAATACCCAAACGAGCGCTTTATGACATTACAAATAGACGAGTGCACTCGATTGAACTTCTCTTTAGGAGTACTTCGTAAGGGAACATGAGAGAGAGGCGTAAGGGAACATGGCACGGTAAAAAAAGATCGAATCTTTTTTATGTGTAAAATGGCATTGGTGTGTAATTTTCATACAAGTCCACGTCTTTATTCACTTTGAAGAGTTTTGGAGCTGTGAAATAGTTACTCCACCAAAATGAACAAGAGCTCGAGGAACTCCATGGAATTAAGGTGCTCCAAAAAAAGATAGAGTTGAGTTGTTTGGCTGGCTCCACTCAACTCCACCATAGAGTTTGAAGTTGGAGCTATGCCAAACAAGGTCTTGATCTTCGTTGATGTGTTCATCTCAAATAATTACGCAAGTAATTTGGATAACTGAGAGCGATGGTAATTATTACCATATGCAAATTAAATAGGCTAATTACATGGGTTTCCTTTTTGATAAATTAGCAACGAGGGTTCTCTTTACCTTATTATTAAGAAAATGAGGAACCTAGGATTGTGCGATCGGAAGAGTGGCTTCTCTTTTCCGAATTCTGAACCGGGTCCACGAGAAGCTGTAGAAGCAACGGGAAGATCCCTGCTGCGTGGCATCGCGACTCGCGGCCGACACGCGGGCCCGGGGCGCTCCAGTCCACTCCACGCCAAGCCAGCCTTTGCCGCGCGCCAAACTAGCCGTTGCGCGCGTCGCCTTGCCAGTTGCCCCTCGTCCCCGTCTCCTCCTCAAACGGTCGAATCCAATGCATGCCGCAACCTCCATTTAAACATCTCCCCCACGCCGTTCCTCCGCACCACACTCCACTGCTCTCCTCCACTCCACTGCCTCCCATCCCTGCTGCTCCCTCTCCCATCCCGGTTCCATCATGGGCGGCCTCTCGGTGATCGCACCGCCCGCGCGGGACTCGGCTTCCCCGCAGCACCGGCGCGCGCGCCGCGCGTTCCTCGTGTCCAACTATCTCATCCTGGGCTGCGCCTCCGGGTGCGGCTTCCTCACGCTCTCGCTCCGCCTGGCCCCCTCCGTCGACGgcttcctcctcatcctgctgCACGCGCTCACGGTGGCCGCCGCCGTGGCCGGGTGCGCCGTCATCGCGGCGCCGGACCCTCCGCGCGGCCGCTGCTACACCGTCCACATgtccgccaccgtcgtcgtctccATCCTGCAGGGCGCCGCCGCCGTGCTCGCCTTCTCCCGCACGTCGGAGTTCCTCTCCGACGGCCTCAAGTCGTACGTCCGCGAGGAGGACGGTGCCGTCATCCTCCGCATGGTCGGCGGCCTCGGCGTCGGCATCTTCTGCCTCGAGTGGGTCGCGCTCGCGCTCGCCTTCGTGCTCAGGTACTACGTCTACGTCGACAGGGAGTGCGGCGGCAACCCCATGCGCCGCAGCGCCAAGGTCGGCGGCGAGGACGGCGCCGGCACCTGGCCCTGGCCCTTCCAGGTCTGAAGTGGACCATGAGTTTTTGGAAGGGAAATCAAGCGTCGAGTGTTATAGAACTATGTGGGGGGACGGGATGCACAATGTTGTGATTCGTTTATTTGTTTATTATGTGGTTTTGTAATGTCATATTTGTAACGCTGTTATATTTATATAATTATATATGTGAAATTTGCACTGTATTGCGATCGAGCAGTTTGAATTCTGACGAGATCTGAACTAAAACAACGAGTACTCACCGTTAAGCAGCCTGAATCTCTGTCGAGATTTGAGTGGCTTATTTGATCTGACCGTTCGGGCTGCGTCATGTTGTTATCACCTGGAACTGGAATGTGGCACACCGAAGATACCTGCAATTTTAATTTGGGAGACGGGGGAGCCAGCATCTAGGGAAGCGAATACGCTGTTACACAGGGCCTTTTTGTTTTCAGTGAGCTCCCAAACATTGCAATTTAGTCGTATGCTCCAACCTCTTTTGTCAAAATTTTCAATAAAGAACAAGCATACACATCCGTCTTGACAATGGCCTATCAGTATtcccgtgtgtgtgtgtgtgtgttggctGCCCCTGCGGCTCTGCCCCTTCAGTCAAGGTAGAGAGTAAAAAAGACTTGGGTTTTCTGCAGTGGAACTTGGACATTGATGACCTTGCTCGGCTTGGATGTAATTTCAACGAGACTGCGCCGAAACATCTGAATTCCACTGATCTTGGCGCGCTTCCTCGGGGAAATTTAACCCCAACTATGCCATCTTCGACGATTACGTGCGGGGAATGATGCCAGGTGGGTCGGGCCACTGTGCAGACAGCTGGAGCTCGGAGATGGGCCAAGGCGCCGAGCGACAGGCACCCGAGACCGCGACCTGTTGGGGGATCACTGAGCACGGTCGCCTCCATTTCAGACCTGAAGACGAAAGAAAAGCTAACCGGATCGATCCCACGCACACATCGACACCCCTCATGTGTCCCCCGCCGAAACCGGCAGCTGATGGAGCAGCCACTGAGACGGCGGCGGTGGCTACCACCCACTTGCCACGCCAGGGCCCCAGTTCCCTCCCGGTACGGGACTTGGCAACGGCAGCCGGCACGGCAGGAACCGGCCACAGGAGCGCGCTGCCTCAAAGTGTCCCCAGAAAGTTGCGCCTGCTGGTTAGGCAAAGGCTTTTCAGCTGATGATCTAATCTCATCAGGTCAGGTGTCGGTTGAGCTGCTCCACGACGGGCGTGCTTTGTATTTTTTTTTTGTATGCCGAGCTAGGTCGCCAAACACACGGTCGGTGTTGTCACTAAACTATGCCGTCTCCGTCCATCCTCCACAGCCAGTAGCGCAGAGCTACACTACTAATCGATTGGAATATTGTAGTACTACAAAATAGTGACCACCTAACGTTCTAATGCTGCCGCGTGACGGTGAACTGCACTTGCCGACCAAGATTAGCTACTGTGCTCTAGTGGCTCTGGCTCGCTTTGAGTAACTGggtggatcggaggatgtcaccggCCGGCCGTGGGCGCCTAACCGCCTACGAGGCGTAGCTAGAGTCCAGTTGTCTAAGATCAAAAGCGTTACGAAACGAAGGTCTTCCTGGGGATGAACTTTCTGGAGGTCTAAAAGGGTCGCTCTGGTTATCGTGGGCAATTTTCTCATTCAGCTAGAATTGTGACACGCCAGTCAAGATGGTACGGCGTAACAAGAAGTGGGTGGCTGTCATACTAATTCCTGTTTGGGGGTGGGTGTCATACTAATTCCCGTTGACACTCGGCGAACGGGGTTAACTGGATTCCTTTTGTGAAGGTGATTCTGAATTTAACTAGATAAATCTATAGTTTCTTTAGAAACATATTCTGCTATTATACTTGTTTGGTTGAGATTCCAGATTTTTTTGCATTGAATTTGATTCAAGAAGCTAAACCACACCCACCCTAATTCTACTGATTTCAAACCATTAGCCACAGTCTCGCTTTGGGGTGAAAGGGTGAGAACGTCGTCCAAAGAGAGTAAATAAATAGATGTTTCTCAAAAAAATTACAAATTAGATATAGATGTTGTTGTTAGAAGAGGATTTTCATTACCTAGCTAGCAAACTCAAATCGAAGTAAAATAATATCCCCAAGAGAAGCATTAAGTAATTAAAGAATATTAAGCAGTCTTTAAAGTCTAACACCTCCAACACAATAGATTAGTTACATAAAAACAAGGTTGTAGCTAAAAACAAAGTTGTAGCTATACAAACACACATTAAATACAATAGCTTTCGACATTTAGCTACAACTTTGTTTTTATGTAAAATAATATTCTCCTAGTTGAAGTTTATTGATTAACAACCGCTTAAAATTATTGTACTAATGTGTGTTATTATAGGTAAATTGAGTTAAATCTCACTAACGAAGATTGATTAGGGTTATATTATATTGTTCCCTCTATTGATGACGATAAATCATCAAGTTTATCAACGTCTAGGAAAGGTCATACCTCTAGTTGCTCCTAAGACATGGTCGAGAATCCTAACACATTAGGCTGACTTCAAGGCCCATCGAGGAATTGTTACTACTACTGGGCCCCGTGGCTTAGCAACCTCCTTTGACCCGACATTGAGTCGGTCTATACAGGGATatataagagcacctagagggggtgaataggtgatcctgtgaaacttgaaacttaatccacaaaaacttgattaggcgttagcacaataatatcaattggctagagaggagtctcaacaaaacacaataaccacaagagatcaatcacagagatggcacagtggtttatcccgtggttcggccaagaccaacgcttgcctactccacgttgtggcgtcccaacggacgagggttgcaatcaacccctctcaagcggtccaaagacccacttgaataccacggtgttttgcttgctttactatatcccgtttgcgaggaatctccacactttggagcctctcgcccttacacttgaaattgataaagaagcacggagtaagggagggatgagcaacacactcaagacaagaaatcacagcaacaccatgcaaacaagtcgcaacaagagctcacaacacgactcaatgagttcacaactcaactagagctctaattgctatcgcaaggaattaaaagcgcgaaatcgatgtattagtgcttaggaatgctttgagaatgtttggtgttctcctccatgcgtctaggggtcccttttatagccccaaggcagctaggagccgttgagtgcattccaggaaggcatttcttgccttctgtcgactggcgcaccggacagtccggtgcaccaccggacactgtccggtgcggatctctttcctcatttggcgaagccgaccgttggcgccttggagccgttggcgcaccggacactgtccggtgcacaccggacagtctggtgcccccttctagccattggctcggccacgcgtcgcgcccggattaagcggccgaccgttggcccggcgaccgttggctcaccggacactgtccgatgcacaccggacagtccggtgaattatagtcgtacgccgttaatttcttcccgagagccgcaagttcgcctgagccagcctggggcaccggacactgtccggtgcaccaccggacagtccggtgcacccagacagagctgactttggctgaacaaagccatctctcttccaatttgatttctcctgtttccagtacttagacacaatacattagtctctaaaacaatgtattaagtctgagaaacatacctttatacttgatttttactttgtccaccacttgacacttaggcacttgtattggacactaaatcaccaaaacacctagaaatggcccaagggcacatttccctttcaatctccccctttttggtgatttatgccaacacaacataaagcaagtagaacaagtataaaatcaattcaaataagaactcaaatttgttttgaatcaaatttggcatatatggatcatcctttgccaccacttggtttgtttttgcaaatcaaactcaatttcctatctctaggttaaaaacacttgttgagacataacaagagttgttccaagagaaattgatcaaagatttcaaaaactccccctttttcccataattaatccttctccccacaagagactaacttttgataataagaggcaaacaagagtattttgacaaacaaaaactctaactctactttttcaaaatttctcaagtggtagctgatccatttcttgctttggccttattttctccccctttggcatcaagcaccaaaacgggatcaattttggccctttaaccccattgccttaccaaaatcttcaactaagagtaaaaaggcaataagagtacaaagatgaacttggaaaaagttactctttcatcggagtgcagtggaagtcttgcatggtccaagtccaccttttccctttcaaacctcctttgagacttaattaagcaaactcaaacacacagttagtctcaaagggtcaagttgtagcacatctccccctaaatttgtgcatcacttgcaaatagaCTTGTAAGgtccagggagtgcttgtacaacttgagcaccataaagaaACAACAAAAtgtttaaggaacatgatcaagggcataaacacatgtatgctataaatcaatccaagttccgcgaatctaagacatttagctcactacgcaacttgcaaaaggtctgtgaaagggaattaggcttacacctagtccctaattaattttggtggttgaattgcccaacacaaatttattggactaaccagtttgcccaagtgtatagattatacaggggttaaaggttcacactcagccaataaaaagatcaaatttggattcaacacaggagcaaagggccaaccgaaggcacctctggtttggcgcaccggactgtccggtgtgccaccggacagtgtccggtgcaccaccggacatgtccggtgcaccagaggactccaacgcaaactcgccaccttcggaaatttccagaggcactcgcgctataattcaccggactgtccggtgtacaccggacagtgtccggtgcgccatgaagaagcggcctcaggaactcgccagcttcgggaaactccaacggctagtccgctaaaattcaccggactgtctggtgtacaccggactgtccggtgcgactccggagcaacggctatctccgcgccaacggctctctgccgcgcatttaatgcgcgctctgcgcgcgcagaagtcaggcgcgcccatactggcacaccggacagcaaacagtacctgtccggtgtgcaccggacacccaggcgggcccacaagtcagaagctccaacggtcagaatccaacggcagtgatgacgtggcagggggcaccggactgtccggtgcgccatcgagcagacagcccagccaacggtcaagtttggtggttggggctataaataccccaaccaccccaccattcattgcatccaagttctctacttcccaactactacaagagctctagcattcaattctagacacaccaaagagatcaaatcctctccatattccacacaacgccctagtgactagagagagagatttgcttgtgttctttcgagctcttgcgcctggattgcttccttctttcttgattctttcttgtgatcaaacactcacttgtaattgaggcaagaggcaccaattgtgtggtggcccttgcgggaagtttgattcccaagtgatttgagaagagaagttcactcggtccgtgggaccgattgagagagggaagggttgaaagagacccggcctttgt
This portion of the Zea mays cultivar B73 chromosome 2, Zm-B73-REFERENCE-NAM-5.0, whole genome shotgun sequence genome encodes:
- the LOC100277137 gene encoding uncharacterized protein LOC100277137; the encoded protein is MGGLSVIAPPARDSASPQHRRARRAFLVSNYLILGCASGCGFLTLSLRLAPSVDGFLLILLHALTVAAAVAGCAVIAAPDPPRGRCYTVHMSATVVVSILQGAAAVLAFSRTSEFLSDGLKSYVREEDGAVILRMVGGLGVGIFCLEWVALALAFVLRYYVYVDRECGGNPMRRSAKVGGEDGAGTWPWPFQV